In one window of Qipengyuania profundimaris DNA:
- a CDS encoding DUF1272 domain-containing protein, translated as MALEMRPDCERCGTDLPAEAPGAFICSVECTFCAECSEALDDRCPNCGGELMDRPTRSKALQEKLPASQERRFNG; from the coding sequence ATGGCGCTGGAGATGCGTCCCGATTGCGAACGCTGTGGCACGGACCTGCCCGCCGAGGCGCCCGGTGCCTTCATCTGCAGCGTCGAATGCACCTTCTGCGCCGAATGCTCCGAAGCGCTCGACGATCGCTGCCCCAATTGCGGCGGCGAATTGATGGATCGCCCGACCCGGAGCAAGGCGCTGCAGGAGAAGCTTCCCGCCTCGCAAGAGCGCAGGTTCAACGGATGA
- the glmM gene encoding phosphoglucosamine mutase → MARKFFGTDGIRGRTNEGVMTAETAMRVGQAAGTHFLRGDHRHRVVIGKDTRLSGYMMESALVAGFTSVGMDVIMTGPLPTPAIALLTREMRADLGVMISASHNPFEDNGIKLFGPDGFKLSDNAEVSIERLLEQQPLLVSADRIGRARRIDDARGRYIHAIKQSVASDIRFDDLTVVVDCANGAAYQVAPSVIWELGAKVITLGVDPNGTNINDGVGSTSLEAIKAKVVEEGADIGIALDGDADRLIVIDEKGETVDGDQIMALIASRMHERGSLTGGGVVATVMSNLGLERYLESLGLTLERTKVGDRYVLERMKEGGFNVGGEQSGHMILLDHATTGDGSVAALRVLASLVRSGKPASELLHVFDPVPQLLKNVRYSGGKPLENETVKQVIAEAEAELEGKGRLVIRPSGTEPVIRVMAEGDDAAQVEACVDRICDAVKAAA, encoded by the coding sequence ATGGCACGCAAGTTCTTCGGCACCGACGGTATACGCGGACGCACCAACGAAGGCGTGATGACGGCCGAAACCGCCATGCGCGTGGGCCAGGCGGCGGGCACGCATTTCCTGCGCGGCGACCACCGCCACCGCGTCGTGATCGGCAAGGATACGCGCCTTTCGGGCTACATGATGGAAAGCGCGCTGGTTGCCGGTTTCACAAGCGTGGGCATGGACGTGATCATGACCGGGCCGCTGCCAACGCCAGCCATCGCGCTGCTGACCCGCGAAATGCGCGCCGACCTGGGTGTTATGATCTCCGCCAGCCACAACCCTTTCGAGGACAACGGCATCAAGCTGTTCGGCCCGGATGGCTTCAAGCTGTCGGACAATGCGGAAGTCTCGATCGAGCGATTGCTCGAACAACAGCCCCTGCTGGTTTCCGCCGACCGCATAGGCCGGGCCCGCCGGATCGACGATGCGCGCGGGCGCTATATCCATGCGATCAAGCAGTCGGTGGCCAGCGACATCCGCTTCGATGACCTGACGGTGGTGGTCGATTGCGCCAACGGCGCGGCCTATCAGGTCGCCCCATCGGTCATCTGGGAGCTGGGCGCGAAGGTTATTACGCTCGGCGTCGATCCCAACGGCACGAACATCAATGACGGCGTCGGGTCCACCTCGCTCGAAGCGATCAAGGCCAAGGTCGTCGAGGAAGGCGCGGACATCGGCATCGCGCTGGATGGCGATGCGGACCGATTGATCGTCATCGACGAGAAGGGCGAGACGGTCGACGGGGACCAGATCATGGCGCTGATCGCCTCGCGCATGCACGAGCGTGGCTCGCTGACCGGCGGCGGCGTGGTGGCGACGGTGATGTCGAACCTCGGGCTGGAGCGGTATCTCGAGAGCCTCGGCCTGACGCTGGAGCGCACCAAGGTCGGCGACCGCTATGTGCTCGAACGGATGAAGGAAGGCGGCTTCAACGTCGGCGGAGAGCAGTCGGGCCATATGATCCTGCTCGACCATGCGACCACGGGCGACGGGTCTGTCGCGGCGCTGCGCGTCCTCGCCAGCCTCGTACGCTCGGGCAAGCCGGCGAGCGAACTGCTCCATGTGTTCGATCCTGTTCCCCAATTGCTGAAGAACGTGCGCTATTCGGGCGGCAAACCGCTCGAGAACGAAACCGTGAAGCAAGTCATTGCAGAGGCCGAAGCGGAGCTTGAAGGCAAGGGTCGCCTGGTGATCCGGCCTTCCGGAACGGAACCCGTCATCCGCGTGATGGCGGAAGGCGACGATGCCGCACAGGTGGAGGCTTGCGTCGACCGGATCTGCGATGCCGTGAAGGCGGCTGCCTGA
- a CDS encoding superoxide dismutase: MAFDLIDLPYDDTALEPAVSAKTLSYHHGKHHQAYIDKTNKAIEGTDHADKSLEEVIAAARGSDQGLFNNSAQSWNHGFYWHSMAADETSASDELKSMIDRDFGSVDGLKDKLAERGAGHFASGWVWLAVKGGKLTIEETHDGDTLADQDGVNPLLVIDLWEHAYYLDHQNARPAYLDAVNGKLNWSFASENLARGTTWEYPN, translated from the coding sequence ATGGCATTCGATCTGATCGACCTTCCCTATGACGACACTGCACTCGAACCGGCCGTTTCGGCCAAGACGCTGTCGTACCACCACGGCAAGCACCACCAGGCCTATATCGACAAGACCAACAAGGCGATCGAAGGCACCGATCATGCCGACAAGAGCCTCGAAGAAGTGATCGCCGCGGCCCGCGGGTCGGACCAGGGCCTGTTCAACAATTCGGCCCAGAGCTGGAATCACGGCTTCTACTGGCACTCGATGGCGGCGGACGAGACCTCCGCTTCGGACGAACTGAAGTCGATGATCGATCGCGACTTCGGTTCTGTCGATGGCCTCAAGGATAAGCTCGCCGAGCGCGGCGCCGGCCATTTCGCCAGCGGTTGGGTATGGCTAGCGGTCAAGGGCGGCAAGCTGACCATCGAGGAAACGCATGACGGCGACACGCTGGCCGATCAGGACGGGGTAAACCCGCTGCTCGTGATCGACCTGTGGGAGCACGCCTATTATCTCGACCACCAGAACGCGCGTCCCGCCTATCTCGACGCCGTGAACGGCAAGCTCAACTGGAGCTTCGCCAGCGAGAACCTCGCCCGCGGAACCACGTGGGAATATCCTAACTGA
- a CDS encoding AI-2E family transporter gives MDDSEAPAPVEPTPARAGRSRRLAFAEQELRLISSLVLLIGLGLFFALPFVLSIGAVVFLPLVTALVLTVILSPLADKLNGWGLPNAIASLVALLIFFAVLLLALALILQPAVALFDDVPAMANQVMDRFGELQRQFAWVAQINEQLAELMNREGGREVVLASPSLLEELAFATPGVVLETVLTLLMAYFMIEARVRLRQRLLFGRASFGTSIKAARVLREVQERVAAYILTVGWINALVGVVVALGAWALGVDAPIMWGGLAALLNFLPYIGPIVMVTLLGLFGIGTADTILLGMVPAIAYLALHTVEANVVTPSILGARFTMNPVMILIALSYFSWIWGVFGALLSVPILLMLTALFDHVGRPNLVGFIFGEPLFASEIFGGDETEESS, from the coding sequence ATGGACGACAGCGAAGCTCCCGCACCGGTCGAACCGACGCCTGCGCGCGCGGGCCGCTCGCGGCGGCTCGCCTTTGCGGAGCAGGAGCTGCGGCTCATTTCCTCGCTGGTGCTGCTGATCGGCCTCGGCCTATTCTTCGCACTGCCCTTCGTCCTGTCGATCGGCGCCGTCGTATTCCTGCCTTTGGTGACGGCGCTTGTGTTGACCGTGATCCTTTCCCCGCTCGCCGACAAATTGAACGGCTGGGGCCTGCCCAATGCGATCGCTTCGCTCGTCGCGCTGCTGATATTCTTCGCCGTGCTGCTGCTCGCCCTAGCGCTTATTCTCCAGCCGGCAGTGGCGCTGTTCGACGATGTGCCGGCGATGGCCAACCAGGTGATGGACCGGTTCGGCGAATTGCAGCGCCAGTTCGCCTGGGTTGCGCAGATCAACGAGCAATTGGCCGAATTGATGAACCGCGAAGGCGGGCGCGAGGTGGTTCTCGCCAGTCCGAGCCTGCTGGAAGAGCTGGCTTTCGCGACGCCCGGCGTAGTCCTCGAAACCGTGCTTACCCTGCTGATGGCCTATTTCATGATCGAGGCACGGGTCCGCCTGCGCCAGCGCCTGCTGTTCGGCCGGGCGAGCTTCGGCACCAGCATAAAGGCGGCACGAGTGCTGCGCGAGGTGCAGGAGCGCGTCGCCGCCTATATTCTGACAGTCGGCTGGATCAACGCGCTGGTGGGCGTGGTCGTGGCACTCGGCGCGTGGGCGTTGGGCGTCGATGCACCGATCATGTGGGGCGGCCTCGCCGCGCTGCTCAATTTCCTGCCCTATATCGGACCGATCGTGATGGTCACGCTGCTGGGCCTGTTCGGCATCGGCACGGCGGACACGATCCTGCTCGGCATGGTCCCGGCGATTGCCTATCTCGCGTTGCATACGGTGGAGGCGAATGTCGTGACCCCGTCGATCCTCGGCGCGCGGTTCACCATGAACCCGGTGATGATCCTGATCGCCCTGTCCTATTTCTCGTGGATCTGGGGCGTCTTTGGTGCGCTGCTGTCGGTCCCAATACTGCTGATGCTGACCGCCCTGTTCGACCATGTCGGCAGGCCGAACCTCGTCGGCTTCATCTTCGGCGAGCCGCTGTTCGCCAGCGAAATATTCGGTGGCGACGAAACCGAGGAAAGCAGCTGA
- a CDS encoding sigma-70 family RNA polymerase sigma factor gives MGGTERTASEKADFKRELTEVVPHLRAFARGLCGRADMADDLVQETLLKAWAAQERFQPGTSMRAWTFVILRNAYLTDMRRNRFRGEYDETVAERILTAPAGQEEPIHLSDMHRALLTLPPERREALLLVGAGGFSYEEAATICDCAVGTIKSRVGRARAALNTMLSDGSIPKRSLQDDAAHRAILEELDDVAAGNGIAARS, from the coding sequence ATGGGAGGCACAGAACGAACGGCCTCCGAGAAGGCCGACTTCAAGCGGGAACTGACGGAAGTCGTCCCGCACCTGCGTGCGTTTGCGCGCGGGCTCTGCGGCCGTGCGGACATGGCAGACGACCTCGTGCAGGAAACCCTGCTTAAGGCGTGGGCCGCGCAGGAACGGTTCCAGCCGGGCACCAGCATGCGCGCATGGACCTTCGTGATCCTGCGCAATGCCTATCTCACCGACATGCGGCGCAATCGCTTCCGCGGTGAGTATGACGAGACCGTGGCTGAGCGCATCCTGACGGCCCCTGCCGGGCAGGAAGAGCCGATCCATCTGTCGGACATGCACCGGGCCCTGTTGACGCTGCCGCCGGAACGTCGCGAAGCGCTATTGCTCGTCGGCGCAGGCGGCTTTTCCTACGAGGAAGCGGCCACGATCTGCGACTGCGCCGTCGGTACGATCAAGAGCCGTGTCGGGCGCGCGCGTGCTGCGCTGAACACGATGCTCAGCGATGGCTCGATCCCCAAGCGCTCGCTCCAGGACGATGCGGCGCACCGGGCGATCCTCGAAGAACTCGACGACGTCGCCGCAGGCAACGGCATTGCCGCGCGCAGCTGA
- a CDS encoding NepR family anti-sigma factor encodes MPSPRGGSTAKKDGNDPEWANGLRKLYDSVVDEPLPDSFKDLLEQLDTKD; translated from the coding sequence ATGCCATCCCCCCGCGGCGGATCGACCGCGAAGAAGGACGGCAATGATCCCGAATGGGCGAACGGTTTGCGCAAGCTATATGATTCTGTAGTGGACGAACCGCTGCCGGACAGCTTCAAGGATCTTCTCGAGCAACTGGATACGAAGGACTGA